The Pleuronectes platessa chromosome 22, fPlePla1.1, whole genome shotgun sequence region cttctgtcttccTGATGGAGCAGTGAGTACGTCTCCTCCGGGGGAGTTTCAGAGCGAGGGCCGTCCTCACAGTCTTACTTCCAGGTGTGTTAAGATCTAACAGGATGGGAGTGCGTACAAGGCGTGGCTGAAGTTAGGAGTTTCTTATTATCAGTTGACAATCAGGCATCAAGTTTAAGATGCAAATGATTGAATAGATCTTTATTGTCACTGTACAGACACAATTGTGTGGAGAAAACCTGTCGGTGCCTGATTAAAGACTATTCAATAAAAGATAAAGGGTGAAATAGAAGCTATAGAAATGTTTAAATAGGATAAGAACACATACTGTTCACATACACTATTATTTCACACTACATAGGAAGGGAGTGTCATTAAAGAGCAGAATGATATACATGATCTTTATGGGCAAACTGTGGGAGGCAAGGAGAAATGGAGATTAGTTCCTGGAGCTTTGAGACGGTTCAGAAGCAGATTCTggaaaaactaaatcagaacGACAGTGAGCTCCTCCTTCAACGTGGAACATTTAGTGCACATGTCAGATCCTGCTTTCATCACGTCAGGGGAAACCATGTATTTCTTTCTATATCCGAGCATAACAACCTCTCATGCATTCATAATTAATACATAGATTTAtatcatgttatttattttaatgagaTCGGCCACTTatatgctgtgtttgtgtgtttgtgtggacattttctgtgattttaCATTCTCCCTAATGAGACAGTAAATAAAGTGTGATGTTGCTTCAATCTATACACTCAAAATAATTTAGATTACATGCTcctgtatatattattatatttattgaagGTATACTTGTTAAAAAACATGTGTTGTAATGTTATAGGAGTGTCAGTCTCAACAATTATGAATAGAATCTCATCACCAGGCAGAAAGATGCTCACACATTGTGACCAAATGAGCTGAGGGACAGGAAACGTGCGTCTTTGAGCCTTTGACGTTCTCTGTGTTACATAAATCAGATTATTTATCCGAAACCCCACGAGCCTTCACAATGTGGCTTTTGTGCATCAAGACCCGAGGCTCTGCTTCCCATGCGCTGACGAGGCGTCACTCACACGGAACACGTGACCAAATCGCTCAGTGAGTGTTTGCACACGCGTGTGTATGTACTGTGCATATAGCTGGTAAACACAACGAGCAGGATTAAGCACGTGTGTCGCGTCCCGCCCTCTTCTCTGATGTTGTGATGTCATGCTGCTTGGTTCCACATGTTCAGTTCTGAttttcttctcttacatgttttgttattgtAATGTTGATGAATAAagattaaattcaattaattctGAGCTGTTTTGTCGTCTATATCCAGAATGTTACAACCATCATCTGGGATCGGCTGCAATTGTTCCCGCACTTTGTGTATCTACACAAataagtgtgtgttgttgtttactgttACTGAATCATAAATAACACTGATACAGACATTGCAATTATAATTTAtcacagattttattttttattgtctcACAATTCAAGTAAAAGTCCATAAACACAGCGACCACAGCAGCTAATCATAAAATAACCCATTTATTTAAAGTCACTTGTTTACATACTGTTAATACAACTAACAAACAACAGGGCCAACTAATGCCAGCTCTGCCCACATGGTGAGCATCTTCAGACCAACACGACCTCCATGTTTTCcagtagaccccccccccccccctgcatccGCTAATTGACCAAACAAATCGCCGGCTGACCTTCGGCTCCCGAGCTGGAGATTCTCGGCTAAATCCCGAGTGGGGTCCACAAATTTGTGTCGCACATCACCCGGGGAAATAGGCCAGCGCCTCATCCGTGTCCTCAGATAGGGACTCGGGTTGGTGGACTCACTTTTGCTCCTGTGCCACTTACTATGGAGTGGCTCAAACTGGTGACCACCACAGGCATAAGACACAGAAAGGACATTTTATCTCACTGGAAGATATCTATATTTAATATCTGTGGCTTTGTGTAATTTCATACAAAATGTAAGGTTTGGAGAGAAGAAGTCAATTGATGGTTATTTTGCTGGAAACATTGTAGTTTTCATTCTTTAAAAGAATTTCATTGATACATTTGTGAAAGTACAAACACAGAGGATTTATTAGAGTATCGGTTTATAATTGGATTCCAGATTTGCCACGAAGACGTAAAACAATACAACATGATTTAACATTTCTTCTATTGTTTCAAAGAATAGAAGAAATGTTCAGTAAAAGGGAATAAAACTATTCTGGAAAAGCCACTGATGTAAACAACATGACAAAAATCAAAGCCCTTAATATTTTCCCGAGATTATTCATTTCATATAAAATTCTACAAGGTTTGTTTTGCAGtaggagaaaatgaataaaaagggGAACACTGTCAAACGCTGAGGAGACGAATTCAAACACAAGCTGACAAACTGGTGCTCTGCTGTATCTCTGGGTGGCTGTAGCCCTCCAGAGGATGTTTGGAGAACTGCAACCTAGGACTCACTACAGCTCCATCTATTTCAAGcctgttcaaaataaaagatccaAGTTGGagacagaatgttttttttatctgattaaTTTTCATTAATTCCCAGTTTCATACTGGTAGTCTCCTCCCCATGACGTGTTTACACCAAAGTTACGGTAACGAGAGTTAAACATGGATGACTTAATGTCTCATTtgatagaaaacaaaaaagcGGCTGAGGAGAAGTTTGCTTTTCTTGGCTTTGAGACATGATTCAACTTAATCAACACAAGCCTGCGTCTGAACCTGACTCAACCAGGGATAAAGTCCGGTTCCGGTTATTCACGCTGCTGATGGTAAAACTGACAGTGCTACTGTTTTTAATTCTGGCCACTGGAAATGACACAAAAACGAGAAACCATACAGAGGTTGTGAAAGAATGGTCGTAACGTTCAATAGATGGACAAGCTGCTTCTATGAAAGTCATGGTTGGTGTTGTATAGTCATCAGTATTCTGCTTTGTCTTTCTTCAGAAATCccgcatttaaaaaaaaagaggtaaacagtgaaaagaaaacaaaaacctgtAGAAACAATAATTCTGTACGTCAGACTATTAGGGCCATATGTAGAAGAATTTCATAACATTCCATGAACTAAGTTTACAGGAAAGAAGTTGTAGTTCTAAAAGAACAAAGTTGCAAATTAAAGAAGAAAGTAATTttataagaataaagaaaagaccATTTTTGTGGAGAATCGGTGCTCGCCTGAGTTTCCCTCCCTCGAGATCCAAAGTCTTAATCATCCTGTTTCTCGAGAAACTATATCTCTGGTATTATTCAGATAAGCCAATGAAAACCTGACAGACCATCACAAAAGAATTTCCTCCAAGTCTCTGGggttctttcttcagaatagACAGCATTACACAATCTTTTCAAACTGCTGGTACTCATCATCCTATACTAAACAATACTTTCATGTATTCATAGATATAATAATTCTCACAAACGGTCCCTCTGGATATCTTCAGGACATTTCAGTCATACATTCATGGAGCCACAGAAGTGTGAGTTTTATCCGACTAACACTATCTTAGTTTAAAGGTTTTCTCCAGTAAAGCCTCGAGTCATCTACCAAACACCATCTCTACAAAATGTGTTACTTCAAAAGATTGTGGTTTATTAACGAACCTCAGATGAATCTGTCTGACGTCTGAACCTCTGGAAGATCCAAGTCTACTGTACagttatttcattattcattaAACCGCAGCTATTCTTAACAGACGGGAGTTCAGCTGGTGATGAGAGAACATGAGGGAGCGGGGGTTTGAATGGAGGAGACCATACTCCACATGGATTTTACTGGAATCGAACAAAGCAGATATTCCAATAAGTGACTCGGCCCATGTTAGATGCTTAGATTCTCTGTATCATTTACGTCAGAGTAGAAGTATTTCCCCTCTGAGTACGGATGAATCCTGTGGGAAGGTCAAGAAGAGCAACTGGTTCAGGGGCCGATCTGGATGGACCATTTGCGGGAACAGTCGACCAATCAGCGACTGGTCAATATCATTCGCCCTCTGCCCCGTCAGCAGAGGAATGATATTCATTTGCCTCAGTACTTTTCATAGGCGTAGGAGGAATCGTTCAATGAGTCAGATTTCCtcagaaacaatgaaaaaaGTTGTTTTGATGTCTTGAGTTGAACTTTGCCACATGTTTGAATTTGGAATTCATCCTCAACCAGAGAAATAGGGCCCAGACATGTTCTGTGGAGAATCACCGGAGAATCACGTCCAGagtttcacaacagcaacaaatcctctctCCAGAGGTTGAACCGCAACTGTCAACTGGGAAGCAGAGACGCTTACAGGGGCTGGTTAggtgttgtcccccccccccaccgactGACAGATTCCATACATTTGAgcatattttgaaaaaaaaaaaaggaatgtaaaaaatgtgactGTTTCTTTGTTGTCTCAGGGCGTCTTCAACAGGAACGGCTAATCTAGTTCGGCCTTTATTCTGGTTTTCGAGACGAGGAAATACCAGTTTCCCTGAAAGCATTTCACCTAAATGTGTGTAACACGGCAGTTATACTGTAATTCACCATTCTTTCATGATCCGTTTCTATCTTTGGTTTTGGAGTATTAGTTGCTTTGCACTGCATGTTTTGGCCAACTCCAGCTTCAGCCTACCTACACATGTGCCAGTACTTAAAGCTCATGATCTTTTATCAGCAGACACACCAGTGATGAAATCTGAGGGGGAAACAAATAGTGGgaacacaggatgtgtgcgagTTCCAGACGGCCGAGTCAGAAAGATGGGAAGTCTTctgtctatttttatttttttaacgtgTCAATATGTTTCATAATAAATGAAAGTGTGCTgaccagctggaggaggagacgggagggaggggaggtggggggggactTGAGTTACAGAAGAGTATTTAAATGGGGGGAAACCTGCAAACAGCCATGTGTCATCTGTCTCGTCATTCCGTGCAACAGGAGCAGCTACAAGGTGAGAAGATTTCCCCCTATTTTCAAGTATGGAGGGTTTACGTATAGAGAgacaaaaatgttttataataactttgttttttgttgttgtttaggaTGCACTTCCCTCTGACCCTTCTCTGTGCCGCTCTGATGGCAGCTGGTTCCACAAGTCGCCCCTCGAGGAGAGGCTCCATCAGAAAAACCATATACGACATCAAGAATATGGTTCAGACAACTCAGGTCCACATCAAGTTAGTGAGGAGACAGGTATGATGCTGTCTGTCCCAGGGCTGTGGgatctctgtgttttcaggaaAAGTCTTAGACGTGTTTATTTGATGGCCTTTTATCCATAAAGAGAtacaaattattgtttttgaaTCATTGCTGATAGAAAACTTTATCTTTTAAGGTTTAAAGGTTTCAAATTCTTCTTCTGTTCCTTAGCTGTCGGTGTTCCCGCTGATAGAAGTCAGCACTCCCTCTATCGATGGACTCGCCAGCATCAGCCACGAGCTGGGCCTCTTGGACATAGAGCTGCAGAATCCCTTCACCCAACTCGTCATCCAGGTCCAGACCGACGTCTCCAGCTTGGAGGGACGGGTGCGCGCCTTGGCCCAGATCCTGGACTGCCCCGTCCAGTCCCGACCCAGCGGGGTGGTCACAGACAACCAGTTCCCGGTGAGTCAGCTGTACCTGACGCTGACGAAGGTGCAGCTCTACATGGAGATGCTGCTTCTCAAGGAGGACAAGCTCAAGGTCTGCTGAGAATTCACACTCATCATACAGAGGCTTGTTTGCACCGAGAGCTCAATGTACTCACTAATCAAATTTGTCTTTGCACATAAATCTTTGTAAATACTATTTTTCAGAATAATTCTCAATCTGACGCTGCTCCTCTAGTTGCAAAGGAGCGAGTTCTatgtatacaaatatttaaatgtaaacataCATAAAATGTTGATGTCTTTGTAAGACTTATTTGTATAAATTGATATTTTATCGGCTGCAAAATCTATTTCTATATCTATACTCTATCTAAGTATGGAAATGaacattgatttaatttaaataaattaagtgtgttgtttgttttacaatTTTTCCTTAAGCTCTTTTTTTAGCAGAAATACATTAAACtctgaaataaaagttttagtCACTGTTTGTGATtgtagattatttattttttactccaCCAGGTTATGATgactttgtctgtttgttatcaAGCACGATTACGCACACATCTGTCAGATAACCAGGaaaacttacacacacacacacacactcacacacagacacacacacactcacacacacacacacagacacacactcacgcacacgcacacgcacatacacatacacacacacacacaaatgcagacaaGGACACCAAAAAGTAAATATAGTAGTTTCAGGGAATGAACCAACTACCTGTCaggtccgggggggggggggggggggggaccagtgATATTTCAGGGGGGGAGTTGACGTTTGTTTctataaattattataataatgttggaggatttgttgctttaaaacgaaaaaaagaaacaaatacatttaatatttaaatttaaatattctatataaatatttttttagagTCTGGTAATGATTGGTATACTATGtcgttttcttattttttattagAAAAATAGTGCACACACTGCAAATATATTTCCATGATTACAGAGAATCACATCTATTTTGTCTGTGCATCACATATCATATTCATTTCTTCATTCATGCCTCTGATGTGCATGCAGCAATAAGGGGCGTGTGCCAATAAGTGAGATCAGTGCGTTGTCCAAGTTTCTTTGGTCTGACCTCAGATTATCAAGATAGATCAAGAAACATGTTGTCATCACTCTCATAGAATCCGTGCAGAGACAGATGTTTCACcataaaacaaatcacaaagaTCAATAAATATACATAAGCCAGTAGAGTAATATTGCTGCGGTCAGGTACTCAgtacttttctctttctctttaacTGTAGAAACAGTTTGACATCACTGGAATACATGtcactttttaaatcaaatttcatAACATTTCCATTCATCAGAAACACATATTCAAAGGATCGTTAAAACAATTCCTGCACTTAAATCTTTTGCCTTACTTTAATAGTTGTAAAGTAATCCTTGCGTTTCTTGTTCTATTCCAAAGAGTATTTCTATTTGATCATATTGTTGTGATGCCATCAGTCATCCTTGTGTCTACAACTGGTCCAAAATGCTACTGCCAGACTTCTGACAGGTTTCGAGGAAGAGGAACCATATTCTagccttcatcttcatctacccCCAGTTCACCCCAGAATtcaatgaatggatggattgcTCCTAATAACACAgatatattatttttgtaaagattAGCATTCTGATGTTTCATGGTgcaggctccagacaacacctGTTGTGCAAAACAAACATCACAAGACAAAAGCTCCActgaaatatattaaatactAGAATCAACCAACAACAAAGTCTAACAGCTAAAGAAACTATCGTTGTTCAAGGTGCAAGGTTAAAATTCATCTACTGGAAATCATGAAGCATCTTCCATGTTTGATTTGAGGGAGAGGGTCGGCAGTGACTTCAGGAATCCGTCCAGCGTGGACAGGTACTCTTGCGGGTGGCACCGCATGTGCGCCGCGTGTGTCGACTCCTTCCACTTCCGGCTCT contains the following coding sequences:
- the LOC128429018 gene encoding leptin-B, which codes for MHFPLTLLCAALMAAGSTSRPSRRGSIRKTIYDIKNMVQTTQVHIKLVRRQLSVFPLIEVSTPSIDGLASISHELGLLDIELQNPFTQLVIQVQTDVSSLEGRVRALAQILDCPVQSRPSGVVTDNQFPVSQLYLTLTKVQLYMEMLLLKEDKLKVC